The Gadus macrocephalus chromosome 12, ASM3116895v1 genome segment AGGCATCTTCAATTGGAATGAAGTATTGTGGTATGTATTTATCTTCAGTTCATTATCCAGCCAATTTTAGTTCAGTTGATGGTGTACAGTCAGTTTATCTTTCAAATCATGTGACAAATGAATATAAAGGAAAATAGTAGAAATTGGAAAGTAAAGAAATGGAATATAAAATGCATTAATATCAATATTTCTTATTATATTATTCTAAACTATTAAACCAattctatagatatagagcagTCCTGGATGAGTACCCATCAAGCAGTCTAATTTCTATAATTGACCTTAAGAGAACATGTTTTATGTTATGCCTCAATTCATTTTAAAGTAACACGTTTCGAGTTATGCGTCACTTTATAGTGTTTGGTATCCATGGCTCGTGCCCACTCACACGTTGGTCATGCATGGTTCATGCGAAATATAGAAGGGGAATTCATCAATGTCCTTATTTGCACATTCTGTGCAAGGAGGATATGGaaataaaaacacttttaaAGACGTTTTTCATAGTAGTCCAGTAAATTCATACAAAGCCCACTGTGTTTTTCGGCTAGTTCTGTTTTTTCTCTGAACTTGTTTTGAAAATCCaagaattataatttttttgtgcagcttacattttgtttatttccaaaATAAAATCCCTTACAAATGTTTCTTGGTCATGAGTTGCATCCtttagcttttttttgttttccaggTTACGTGTTTCATAGGCAACTATCCTCACCCAACATTATGGACATTTAAGGTCTATTAGTGTCAATCCAATTTCGTTTTATTACATTTGATGTTGCACATGCAAACATGCCTTTTATATTAAACCAAGCCAGATTCAAACGTTCCTTGACACTGCGGTTGGGGCTCATAAGCAGCGTAACTATTCTACAGGAATTTAATCATTTCAATGATTTCTATGTCAGCTATTTGATTATTATGTAAAATCCAGAAAATAGCTAAATATGTCATGAGGGAATGAATTGATTTCTTTGGTCTTTATCATGCAAACAAATTAAGGTCATCAAACGCATGTACGCGAGGTAGCCGTTTCTTCTTAAAGATAACCAACTTATTCAAATCAGTTGATCAAGAATGTCAAAATATCCAGATTTCTATTCAGGTATGACACATTCTTCACTAGGTAAGGATGCCTTAGAAAAAGTGCCTAGACACAAATATGAACACgcacaaaaaacaaataatgtATGCTTTCCTGATAAGTTTAAGAtcctttttattttctcattCAATGTTGAATTTGGAATGTGGTTTGTGGAACAACCATTTATTCATCAACATGGTTCACATAGGATGAGCATATTAAGGATGACATTCTGGATTCACTTTTGCGTCAGGTGGCTTACAATCCAATCAAGATAGTCTGGGATTTTAATAAAAACGCTATATTTGTAGGGGGGGCATGATTGATTGCCACGTGACACAACACCGTACGCCACATCCCCTTCACAAACAAGTGGACCACCTGAGTCTCCCTGAAATCACACATAAAAAGGTTACAGTTTCAACAGTTTCGTAAATGAACAAGCAAACATTGAATATAATTTTATTTCATTGCTTGCTTTTGGATCTAATTTTGACTTACGTACAAGTAGGCCagtatcaataaataaacatgcaaaATATTTTTGTCACTCACATGTGAAGGTCCTATTTCTCCAAGGGAGAAGAATGCATGGGGCTCAGGACAGCTTGTATCCTTCGCAAGTGTCAAATTAACTTCCATCAGCTCGCTGGCCAATTCCTGATATTCTTTAGTGAATCCCCAGCCAGAGACTATACAGCGTTGAGGCAGGTGATCACTTCGGCTTGCTAAATTTATCGGTCTGACATTTTCAGTGAAGTTCACCTTCTCCATTAACTTgagaagaagggggggggggggcagacttgTTAGAGTCAAAACAATAATGCATTGTCACCGTAATgtacatacataacataaagGTGGATTCATGATCAACCAAACATAAGTGACATGCTATATGCTTGCCTGCAGTAACATCAAGTCGTTGTATCCTGTATTGTTATTGAACTCCTTATGTGGAATTGCTCGTCTCACTGGAATACTCTTCCGAGTTGGAGGAGGGATCAGCTTGTGAAGACCTAAGTGGACGTAAGTGATACTGGGACACAAAGGTATAATTGATTCATTTGTTAACTAATTGTATTAGACATTGGGCTATGCAAATACAGGCCCATAACCTGATTACGAAATCAAATTAAAAAGTCAAAATAAACAACTGCTAACTTCGGTGAATCCTACTGTTGCTTAGGCCCTTCTAGGTCCCAGTAGCATATCTATACATTGGGCTGATTACTTTGAGGGAGACCAAATGCTAAGAAACAGTTCCTTGACTACAGTGGAACAGGCTGTTCTTATGCAACCATAGCTGAAATCAGCACAGTGTTGTTGTCCTGCGGATCAGTCAAGAACCTCACCGGGCCTGGCAGTGAGCAGCAGTCACCACAAACTCATTGCTGATCAGGAAGCCGTCACAAAATCTGGTTTCGTCATTCCACATTCTTGTTTCCAAAAGCACCATGTAGGGTCTGCTATGAGGGACAGCTGGGCGTCCCCCGATGATTTTCCCTGTTTGAACTGGAGAAGTAAAAAATATCCCAAAATGAAGGGGATGCACACACATCAGGCAGTATCCACCTTCTTTGTAAATGGAttcaatgaatgaatcaaaCTACTAATACAGTAATGATCTTCTTACCTTGACCACGAAGGCTAAGGACCAGCATCAGGACCACCCAGGTATTGTGCAACGCCATGGTGATGAGTGTGGTGTCAGCAAGAGTTCTGCTGCTCCACTGACAATAGCCTTACTTTCACTGGAATTTATTAAAGTCAGAGAAGTGGAAACAGGATGTGATTGAATGAGATTGTGTGAACTTCACTGACAACCCAATCCCTGTAAGAGCATGGCCACTTCATTCTACACAAAGTAGAATTAATCTTCATTCATGGAATACATGTCTTCATTTGCCTAGCGACTTGAATTAGAGATAATCACAGCTCAAAATAACTTCAGATGGTCATGAATTACCTCTGTCATATCTCTCCAGTAACAACTGGCCTTTTGCAATTCTTCATACCAAGTTATAGTTCTCTATTCAGGAGCCTCTAAGTCTGTCCTTGGGACTCTGAGGTAAAATCATTCTGACATGATCAAGTTAAATAGACAGCAGGGTTTATTAGAAACTGGGGGCCATAGAAGTGAATGTGAAGGTTATGGCCCTCCACAAGGCATGCAGAATACATCAGACTCCATGTAGAAGAAGAGGGTTATTCAGACAAGCCATTCAATTTCTCACAGTTAGTAGCTCTTAGTACATAGTATAGGTTACAGACTTTAATCTCATCTTATAATGTCTGTACTTATACCGTAGTGTAGGCATCGTTAATTGGAATAAAGTAGTGTAGTTTGTAAATATCATCAGTTCATTATCTAGACAGTTTTAGTTCAGTGGATGGTGTACAGTCAGTTTATCTTTCAAATCATGTGTCAAATGAATATAAAGGAAAATGGTTGAAATTGAAAAGTAAAGAAATAGAATATAGAATGCAATAATATCAATATTACTTATTATATTATTCTAAACAATTGAACCAATTTTATAGATATAGAGCAGTCCTGGATGAGTACCCATCAAGCAGTCTAATTTCTATAATTTACCTTAAGAGAACATGTTTTATGTTATGCCTCAATTCATTTTAAAGTAACACGTTTCGAGTTATGCGTCACTTTATAGTGTTTGGTCTCCATGGCTCGTGCCCACTCACACGTTGGTCATGCATAGTTCATGCGTAATAAAGAAGGGGAATTCATCACTGTCCTTATTTGCACATTCTGTGCAAGGAGGATGTGGAAATAGAAACACTTTTAAAGACGTTTTTcttggtggtggtgagttaggtcccccccttctgtaagcgtctttgggtcattgaaaagcgctatataaatataatgaattattattattagtagtccAGTAAATTCATACAAAGCCCTACTTAATTGGTTTACTGTGTTTTTCGGCTAGTTCTGTTTTTTCTCTGAACTTGTTTCGAAAATCCAAGAATTATACATTTTTTGTGCAGCTTACATTTAGTTTATTTCCAAAATAAAATCCCTTACAAATGTTTCTTGGTCATGAGTTGCATCCCttagcttttttttgttttccaggTTACGTGTTTCATAGGCAACTATCCTGACCCAACATTATGGACATTAAAGTTATATTAGTGTCAATCCAATTTCGTTTTATTACATTTGATGTTGCACATGCAAACATGCCTTTTATATTAAACCAAGCCAGATTCAAACGTTCCTTGACACTGCGGTTGGGGCTCATAAGCAGCGTAACTATTCTACAGGAATTTAATAATTTCAATGATTTCTATGTCAGCTATTTGATTATTATGTAAAATCCAGAAAATAGCTATATATGTCATGAGGGAATGAATTGATTTCTTTGGTCTTCATCATGCAAACAAATTAAGGTCATCAAACGCATGTACGCGAGGTAGCCGTTTCTTCTTAAAGATAACCAACTTAATCGAATCAGTTGATCAAGAATGTCAAAATATCCAGATTTCTATTCAGGTATGACACATTCTTCACTAGGTAAGGATGCCTTAGAAAAAGTGCCtagacacaaacatatacacgcacaaaaaacaaataatgtATGCTTTCCTGATAAGTTTTAGAtcctttttattttctcattCAATATGGAATTTGGAATGTGGTTTGTGGAACAACCATTTATTCATCAACATGGTTCACATAGTATGAGCATATTAACAATGACATTCTGGATTCACTTTTGCATCAGGTGGCTTACAATCCAATCAAGATAGTCTGGGATTTTAgtgaaaactttatatttgtaggGGGGGCAAGACCGTTTGCCATGCAACACAACACCGTATGCCACCTCCCCTTCACAAACAAGTGGACCACCAGAGTCTCCCTGTaatcacacataaaacagtttCAACAGTTTCGTAAATGAACAATCAAACActgaatataattgtatttcaCTGATTGCTTTTGGGTCTACTTTTGACTCGCGTACAAGTAGGCCActatcaataaataaacatgcataATATTTTTGTCACTCACGTGTGAAGGTCCTATTTCTCCAAGGGAGAAGAATGCCTGGGGCTTAGGACAGCTTGTATCCTTCGCAAGTGTCAAATTAACTTCCATCAGCTCGCTGGCCAATTCCTGATATTCGTTAGTGAATCCCCAGCCAGAGACTATGCACCGTTGAGGCAGCAGGTGATCTCTTCGGCTTGCTAAATTTATCGGTCTGACATTTTCAGTGATGTTCACCTTCTCACTTAACTTgagaagaaggggggggggggtagactggtTAATGTCAAAACAATGATGCATTGTCACCGTAATGTGCATACATAACGTAAAGGTCGATTCATGATCAACCAAACATAAGTGACATGCTATATGCTTACCTGCAGTAACATCAAGTCGTTGTCTCTTGTTATTTTCTTGAAATCCCCATGTGGAATTGCTCGTCTCACTGTAATACCCTTCGGAGTTTGATCATTGATGAACTTGTGAAGACCTACATAGACGTAATAGATACTGGGACACAAAGGTACAATTTCTACAATTGTTGCAACCATAGGTCAAATCAGCACGGTGCTGTTGTCCTGCAGATCAGTCAGTTAAGAACCTCACCGGGCCTCGCAGTGAGCAGCTGTCACCACAAACTCATCGCTGATCAGGAAGCCGTCGCAATATTTGGTTTCGTTTTTCCACATTTCCCTTTCCAAAAGCACCATGTAGGGTCTACTATGAGCGACTGCTGGGCGTCCCCCGATGATTTTCCCTGTTTGAACTGGAGAAGTAAAAGACATCCCAAAATGAAGGGGATGTACACACATCAGGCTGTATCCACCTTCTTTGTAAATTGAttcaatgaatgaatcaaaCTACTAATACAGTAATGATCTTCTTACCTTGACCACGAAGGCTAAGGACCAGCATCAGGACCACCCAGGTATTGTTCAGCGCCATGGTGATGAGTGTGGTGTCAGCAAGAGTTCTGCTCCACTGACAAAAGCCTTTCTTTCACCGGAACTTATTAAAGTCAGAGAGGAAACAGGATGTCCTCGAATGTAGTATAATTTCTCAGCACAGCTCAATTGATCTTGAAACCCGATAGTACAAACctgcccacatacacacatgtttaTATCAGTCATATCTCTGCAGTAAAAACAGCCTTGATAAAACACTTCATACCAAGTTATAGTTCTCTTTTCAGGAGTCTCTTAGTCTGTCCTTGGGATTCTGAGGTAACATCAATCTGACATGATCAGGTTTAATAGACAGCAGGGTTTGTTAGTAACTGGGGTCCATGGAAGTTAATGTGAAAGTTTGCCAAGGCCGTCCAAAAAGGTATGCAGAATATATCAGACTTCATGAAGTAGAGAAGGATCATTCAGACAAGCATGTCAAATATGACTATTTCTATTtcaatttatatatttatatttgatcATATTATTCTCATTCCATATCGTAGCAATGTCCCTGCTACATGGAACCTAGGTGGCAGCCACACTGAAACAGGTTTATTTGAAGTTTTGAACGTGATGAACATGGCAAGGGTGCTCCACTGCCATGCTggagatctctccctgagtgtgtgtgcaacaggtgtgcaaccTCACCCacccccagagtccaatcaaaCTCAGCCAGGTGAGACATCCTCTGCTACACAAGCTGCCGCACATATCAAGCAGGCAAGCATATGAATTGAAAAGGCTCATGACTGCAGGGCTGTCACGGAATTAAAGATAAATGGTACTAAAGgggtataaaaaaaacaagttggaaataaaacaaaacatttaaagTGAATGAAACCATGCACAgttggaataaaataaaataaaaacgtgaCCAAATGTTTTTGAATCTTCTCCCCTTGATCCGTAGGGTCGTGATTGGACTAACAGGTATGGTTCTGGGAGGTCCAGCCCTCACCTATAGCCCCTCGTGTTTATGAGCAGCCTGGGGGTTGGGACTACGAGAGGGATTAGCCAGCAACCATAGAAATACTGTCATGAAAGGAGCATAAATCCAAGGGCAAATAACATGTGAATTAAATAAGAAAAGGAAGGAAACAGCAATATTAAACCAAAGTGATGGTTTGAGATACAAAATGCTCTACAGAAGAAATAGTGCGCAAACAGCTCTGTTATGAAGGGGGTCATTGACCCTCTATTGAGTGtgactgtgaatgtgtgtctgcgtgttacTCTGACTTCTGGTGGATTTAATAAACGCTATTCAAACCTCAAAGCGTGTTGACATGTAATGGAAAGTTTTGGTAAATTAGTTTCGACACTTGACTGATAAAAACGTATATATTTCTTCCACTTTTCTAGATAACTTACAAATGAAACCACAAAGGAAGAGTCATGTGGGTTTTCTCACTTCCTTTCGGGCGTTGTAGAGTTTCCCTGCAACGTGTCTGTGGTTGAAAGATGCATGCAACAAGCACGATTTGACCCCGAAATGATAACTCCTGATATATCGCTCTTGTCAGAACATTAGTCGAGATAACACACTCCTAATGAAGCACCAATGTGACTAGCTACCATGAGAACCTAAGAAGGGTTTCGAATGGGCACAGCCAATGAGGTGCGGAGAGGGTATCCGATGGTCTCAGTAGCTCCCTTCACTCCTGCTCCGTCTTT includes the following:
- the LOC132469164 gene encoding granzyme B(G,H)-like, which gives rise to MALHNTWVVLMLVLSLRGQVQTGKIIGGRPAVPHSRPYMVLLETRMWNDETRFCDGFLISNEFVVTAAHCQARITYVHLGLHKLIPPPTRKSIPVRRAIPHKEFNNNTGYNDLMLLQLMEKVNFTENVRPINLASRSDHLPQRCIVSGWGFTKEYQELASELMEVNLTLAKDTSCPEPHAFFSLGEIGPSHGDSGGPLVCEGDVAYGVVSRGNQSCPPYKYSVFIKIPDYLDWIVSHLTQK
- the LOC132469738 gene encoding granzyme B(G,H)-like, producing the protein MALNNTWVVLMLVLSLRGQVQTGKIIGGRPAVAHSRPYMVLLEREMWKNETKYCDGFLISDEFVVTAAHCEARIYYVYVGLHKFINDQTPKGITVRRAIPHGDFKKITRDNDLMLLQLSEKVNITENVRPINLASRRDHLLPQRCIVSGWGFTNEYQELASELMEVNLTLAKDTSCPKPQAFFSLGEIGPSHGDSGGPLVCEGEVAYGVVLHGKRSCPPYKYKVFTKIPDYLDWIVSHLMQK